Sequence from the SAR202 cluster bacterium genome:
TCCGCCACCCTGCCGGCGGGAGTTATTATGAACTGGTCCGCCGCCATTACCAGTGTCGCCGCCGTCTCGGACTTCCTGGCCACCGGGTGAGCTATAGCGAGCAGCCTCCTTCGCCTCTCCTTCTCTGCCGCAAAAGCCTCCCCCGTGGACATCGCGGACATCGTGTCCCAATCGTCCGTGGAAGCAACAAAAGTGGCATCGTTTCCCGGTCCAAGGTCCACGCTCAGGTGGCCGGGGCTCCACAACTGGCCTGTTGACTCGTATCCCCTGCTCTCTTCAACCCTGTAAAGCAAGTCCGGTATCACCTTGCCCTCCAGGGTGAAGCTTGATGACTGACCGTACAGTCTCATCCTGAGCGGCGGAAGGTCCCGGCACAGGGAGAGTTCGTACCTGTCATCCATCGCTGTGAAGCCGTAGCCCTTCTTTAGAGGGGCGTTCACCGGAGCGTCGTGGTGGCGGAAGTTCACCGCCGGGGACAGCTTCAGCCGGAATCGCCGGTCCCCGCCGACTACCCGGTAGGTCACATACACGGTGTTTTGCCGGTGGGGCATCAGCAGCGTATCCTCTATAGTGGCGCCGTCCACATCGTACTGCCAGACGGGCAGCCCGTCCTCGAGGCGCACGCCCGTTAGCTGCGTCGCGCCGTGAAGCTGCAGGGAGCGGTCAGCGTGCTCCTCGCCGCCAAGCCTGATCGCCTGCCCGCCTTGAGGCACAAGGTCTTCAAACAGGTGGTTGAGCATCGTCATCCTGCCCATCGGCGCCGGAAGCGCGGCCACCAGCAAACCGTGGTAACGTCGCGTCGTCACGCCGGATATCGTGCCGGAGGCGTAACCCCCAAGCCCATTCGTTACAAGCCATTCGCGCGTCAGCAGGGGTTCAAGCTCAACTCCGGCCTCACCGGGATCCTGCTTGAGCTTCGTTGCTTCGACCATGTTTCTCGGTTTTCTCCTGTGATGTCAGTGCAATAGTTGAATGGGCGGGAATAAACCAGCCGGCATTGGTAATCGTCCGCGGCGTTCCCACACCTCCATACTCTGGGTCCTCGCTGGACCACTACAGGCGCCATGACCGTCCGAGCGGCGGTGCGGTGAGCGGGTCAGGTATCGATTTCAGGTGAAGGTCCCTGCCGAAGTTGACCAGGAGCAGGCGGTCGCCATGCTCTTCCCCGAAGAAACGGAGCAGGAACGCCTCAGGCGCGATGACTGCGCCGTCAATCTTTCCGTATTCGCCGACGCTGAATGCCAAATCCTCCCGCCGGATCTGGATGAGGTCCCTGTGCAGGGCGCACGCCCCGCCGTTCACCTCGCGCTCCCGTGGGTCCAGTTTCGACCGCACGAAAGTCCACCTGTCCGCAGGCTCCGGCAGCCTGTCGCGCATCTCCGGCGTGGCCAGGCTGGGGAACTGCCGGAGAAAATCCTTCCGTCCCTCGCTGACAAGTTCCGCCAGCTCCGGTTTGTGGTGAGCAAAGTAGAAGAACGGACTGGACGACTGGAACTCCTGCCCCTGGAAGAGCATGGGAGTACCCGGCCCCAGGAGCATCAGCGCCACCATGGAGCGGTACCTGCCGGGACTTGTCAGCTGGTGCACCCGCATGCCCCTGCCGGAGTTCGCAATCTGGTCGTGGTTCTCGATAAAGTTCACAAAGGCGCTTGGGGGCAGGCCGAACGAGGGCGTTCCGCGGTTTTGATTCTGCCACGAGTACCACTGCCCCTGGAAGAGGTAGCCGTACTTGGCGGAGGAGATGAACTCCTGGGGCGAGCCGGTGTGGTCAGTGTAGTACGCCTCGTTGTGGCCGGTCATCGCAACGACGGCGCTATGGTGGAAATCGTCATTCCAGAGACCGTCGAGCCCGTATCCCCCACTCCCCACGGGCCGCGCAAACACCGTCCGCTGTGGCTCATTCTCGGCAATTATGATGGTGTCGCGGCCGCGCGCAGCCTCCCGCACGGTCCTTGCTATCGCCTTGATTATGTGGTCCGGAGAGCTATCGAAGATCGCCTGCGTGGCGTCGAGTCGCAAACCGTCGATATGGAACTCTTCGATCCAGTAGCGTGCGTTGGACAGAAAGAACTCTCGCACGGGCGCAGACAGCTCGCCGTCGAAGTTGATCGGCTCGCCCCATTCTGTCTCGTAGCGGTCTGTGAAGTAGTCCGGGGAGAAGGCCTTGAGGTAGTTGCCGTCCGGACCCAGGTGGTTATAAACCACATCGAGTATGACGGCCAGTTCCAGAGCATGCGCGGCGTCAACGAATGCGCGAAAATCGTCCGGGTGGCCGTAGAGCCGCGTGGGGGCGAACATGTCAACGCCGTCGTAGCCCCAGCCGAAGTCGCCGGGGAAGTCCGCTACCGGCATAATCTCCAGCACGGACACGCCGAGACGGGCCAGCTCGGGCAATTGCGTTATCGCGGCGCGCCACGTGCCCTCCGGCGTGAACGTGCCGATATGCATCTCGTAGATGACCTGGCCAAGAAGCCGGCAGCCCTTCCAGCCGAAGTCGGTCCAGTGGAACGCATTCGGATCGATAACCTGGGACGGCCCGTGGGGCCCCTGGGGTTGGAACCGCGATGCAGGATCGGGATAGAGGTCCGGGCCCGCATCGAGGCGGAAGCTATACAGATCGCCCGGCGCAACTCCGGAGACCAGCCCGGAGAAGTATACGCTCCGCTCTTGCCGCAACGGGTACGGCGCGTGGCGCCCCTCGGCATTCTGGACAACTACGTCGACTGATGCCTTGGCCGGCGCCCATACCCTGAAGTGCGTCCCTTTGCCGCTCACCCAATCAGCGCCGACAGGCATGGCCCGGACGTTCTTGTTCGATTTTTCAGCGTGCCCGCGGACGGTAGCCATTCCCCCTCCCAACCGCCACCCCGCAACCCATCGATTCCACTTTAGCAGAGCCGTATGGGTGCGAAATCATCTGACCGGACAGTAATAGAGTCTACGGACCCCGGACGAAAGATGGAACGTTTTTCAGCCCGCAGGCTGCAGCTTCCGCCTTCCCATCCTTCTCAAGCCTAGCGCTGTCAGCTCAATTATCGCCACACCCGCCACGGCGCCGATCACATCCACGAGAGCATCCTGCCATGTGGAATACCGGCCAGGCACGAACCTCTGGTGGAGCTCATCACTTACGCCGTACAGGGATGCGGCCAGCACCGCCGCGGCCCAAAGCAACGGCGGACGGAGCCCAAGGCCGTACCGGAAAAGGCGATACGCAAGCATGGCCAGCAGCGCGTACTCCGTGAGGTGCACGAATGTCGGCGCTATCAGCGCCGGGAGCCCCTCTATCGGCGCGGTTACTTTCTGGATCCCTCCGGGCGTGAAGCTGGACATCAGGAATATTGCCGCGGCCCAGAAGATCAAAGGCAGCCAGTACTGGAAATAGGTCTTGATCGCAATGCTCCACGACCGTGGCGCATATCTGGGGCAGATAGCGCCGCAGGGATAATTGTTGTACACTCGGACAGGTCCGGGGCCCGTGCCGGATCTCCGATGCCTTCTCAAAACGCTTCGACCAGGTGAACCCGATGCCGACCTTCCGTCACTTGACCAGCACAGAGCAGCTCACACGCGATTGGGTGGAAAAGAAGCTCTTCCCGTCCGCGGAGAAGATGAGCTCCCGAACAAACGGCGAAGAGACCCTCAGGCGGCGCGCGCTCTACTGCCTGTTCTATGAGCCCAGCTTCGTAACGCGGGCATCGTTCGAAAGGGCTATCGAGCTGTTGGGTGGCGATTCCTACCATACGGAAGACGCCTCGCAGTTCTTCCCGGAAAAGACGCCGAACTACATAGAGAATATCATGAGTATCCTGGCGAGCCTGCGGATAGACCTCGTCGTCCTCCGAAGCAGCGACCCCACCGTCATGGACCGCGCATCGAGCGCCAACGCCCTTTCGATCATAAACGGCGGCAGCTCCAACGACCATCCAACCCAGGCGGCAGCGGACATCTGGACGATGAAGCGCGAACTTGGAGGTGTGGACGGCGCCACCGTCGTCATTATCGGCAGGCCTGAGCACCGGAACGTCAGCGCGCTTCTCAAGGGCCTGACCATGTTCAAAGACGTAAATGTCGTCCTGGTCCCTTTCAGTGGCCAGGTGGACCCCGTCGTGGCGAGCTATTGCGAGAGCCGCGGGCTCAAGCTGACCACAACCCAGGACATCGAGGCCGTACGCAACGCAGACGCAATCTATCTCAACGGGCCGCGGACCGTCGCCCACGTCCAGCTTCTCAAGGCGCGAGCGTCCTCCACACTGAGGATAGACGCGAAGTTCATGGGGATGTTGAAGCAGGAATGCATCATTCTGGACCCAATGCAGCGGAGCGGGGACTTCACATTCGAGACCCAGGACAGGCGGCTTGCGTTCTACCGGCAGGCGGAAAATGCTCTGTACGTCCGAATGTCCCTGCTTGCGGAGATGCTGGCGTAGTTCAAGCCTACAGAGGCCGCGCCGTAGCCCCGTCCGGGCGGCCCGAGACGGTGGGGGCGATTGACCCGATCACCCGGCGAAAGTCCTGGTGACCCACGGCCTTCATGATAACGCCGCTGTGCCAATCGAAAGACGTATCTCTTGCGGACGCAATGTCCGTGTACAATCTGGACGAAAGAAGCTCGCTCACCAGGCGCTCCACGCGCCCGTCTCCCAGCGATTCATAGACGCGACGGGCAACATACCCTACACGCAGCTCTTTGCCGAAAACGGCCCTCCACCTGGTCTCGTACGCCCTCATTTGCCGGGCAGAAAAATCCCCTGCCTCGAACGCGTGCAGGACCGTCTCGGCCGCCAGCTCGCCGGAGATAAGGGCGTAGTATATCCCCCCTCCGGTCGTCGGCTTCACAAGGCCGGCGGCGTCTCCAACAACCACGACCCTGTCGCGGAATGTCCGGGATATCGGCCGGATCGGGATGCCCCATCGCCTGGGCTCCTTCAGGACGGAACGCACCCGGCCGGTCCGCCTGAGGTCTTCCATGAAGTCTCTCATGTGTCCGTTCAACCTGCGCCGCGAGACAATTCCCACCAGCGCGCGCGTGTCGGACATCGGCGCCACCCACCCAAACGAGCCCGGCGCGACGGCATCTCCCAGGTAGACCTCGGTGTCCTCCAGGCCGTCCGTCTCTACGACCGCCTGAACGCCTATCATGTAGTCCGACTGCTGTTTTCGGTCCGCCAGCCCGGCCATGCGCACAAGGCCGGAGCCAAAGCCGGCCGCGATGACCAGCACGCGGGCGCGGTATCGACGGTCCCCCGATGCCGCGGTCGCCAGTACGTCCACACAATCGGCATGCGGCTCAATGCCAACCACATTCTCACCAAGGCGGTACTCGGCGCCGGCGGAAGCTGCATTCTCAGCGAGAGATGAAACGTAAGAGACCCGGTCGATGATGAAGGCCTGCGGCTCTTCCTTGGAGATAGTGTGCCGCCTGCCGGAGGGAGAGATCAAAACGGCCGAACGCGCCGCCCGGTAGACTTGCGAGGGCTTCGGGGGGAAGCGCAATGCGCACTCACGGCCGATTATGCCGGTGCAGAGCTTGTCTCCAATGCTGGTGCGCCAGTCGATAACCGCGACCTTCAGGCCGCCGGATGCGAGGCGCGCAGCGGCCATGTTGCCGGCCGGCCCTGCCCCAATGACTATTGCGTCGTGCAAGCGGGTCCTCCGTTTTTCACTGGGGTCCGCGACGATATGCTGCTCAATTCTCACCGAATTCCAGTTAGTGATAGGCCGAAGGGAAAGGGCTGCACCGGGCGGCCCTGTAAAATGGTACCGCACCGAATCATGCGCAACAACCCGCCTGCCGGCTTACTCCCCTCGCTGTCGCCCGAAGCGCCACACGGCCCGCCTCTTTGGCGCCTCCGGCTCCGGCGCCCTCTCAGGGCTGCCCTGCAATTGGGGCAGGGCCGGCTCAAGAGGCTTTGCAGCGCCATCCGTAGCCGTCACCGGCTCCGGCGGCGGCGCCTGCGCCGCGTGCCTCAGGTCATCACGCCTCCGGCTCCAGAGGTCCCCGAAGTATGAGGGAGTGAAGTAGATACGCTCGTCGGCCACGTTCGCAAGCTCCCACGACAGATTGGCCGGGAACGCGGCAATCTCAACGTGCTTGCCCATGTTCTTGACGGTCTCAACCGCGTACGCAAAGTCGCCGTCGCCCGTGACTAGAACAGCAACGTCGTACATATCTCCCCACGCGAACTTGAGCAGGTCGGTGGCGAGCATGATGTCGATGCCCTTCTCAACCGAAGTGGCGCCGCGCATCTTGGAGCCGCCGAGCCGGACCTCCAGGTAATGCACGTTTCCGAGGGCGCTCAAGAACTTCTGCTGGTCCTGGTACGCCTGGGGGTTCCTGTCGGGGTCCCGCAGAACGTTGTAGTAGTAGACTCGCACCAGCCTTCGGTCGCCGGTTAGCTTGGCGCCGAAAGCTCCGAAATCCACATCGTACCTCCGGCAGTTCTCCTCAAGGCTGTGGTAGAGATTGCTGCCGTCTATGAATATGGCTACGCGCTCATCAGCCCTGTGTGCTGAATTGCCGGAGACCCGCCTGCCTGCTCCTCCTGCTGCTGACACCATATTCGACTCCCTGTAATCAGTTTTGGCGCCCATTTGGGAGCGGCGCGGGACCTTCACTAGGCCATTATAGCCACGCCAAGCTCACCCTCAACAGCCCAGAGGGCAATGTCTATGGCGTGGACCGCCTCATCCACCTCTTCCCTTGTTATCGTGAGCGGTGGCGCGATTGTCAGGGCGCTGCCCTCCGCATACACCAGCACTCCCTGCTCCGAAAGCCGCCGCACTGTCCGCGCAGACAGGTCGGCAACCTCGATCGCACGGCCGCGGTCCTTCAGACCATCGGCAAGCTCGATACCTAGAAGGAGCCCTCTTCCCCGCACTGCAGCGACGGCCGGGTGGTCAACCTTCAGTCCTTCGATAACTTCCTTCAGGTATGGCCCAACTTCGGCTGCATTGGCCGCCAGACCGCCGCCACCCACCGCCTCGATGTGCTTCACCGCCGCGGCGCAAGATACAGGGTTCGCGCGGCCGCCGTTCGTGTTTTCCTCCGGCGCCGGTCCGATCCTGACCAGCAAGGCCCCCAACGGCAGGTACCCGCCAGCCAGCGCGTCTCCAAGCACAACGATGTCCGGAGACGCCCCGACTCCCTCCCCCGCAAGCACCTTGCCCGAGCGCCCGAGGCCGCACGTACTCTCATCCGCGATAAGCACAATGCCATATTCGTTGCATATCTCCCGCAGCATCGGCCAGTACTCGTCACCCGGAACGACCCCGAGCCGCGACACCGGCTCAGCGACGAGCGCGCACACCGCGGAAGGACCCGCCGCCACTACCGCCTTCTCGACGGCCCTGGCGCACCGTACAGCGCATTCTGCCGGGGTGGTCCCTCCCATTTCACATGAATATGGGTCCGGCTGCGGCACGAAGACCACCCCGCTCTTACGCGCCAAATCCGATGCGAACGCCGTCCTCTTCTGAACGGCAACGATTGCCTCGCCGGGCGATCCTCGACTGCGTTGAGCGGCGATGCCGATGGCGGCCTCCATTGCGCGAGCACGGCTTTCAGCGAGCACGACGCCCTCCCAACTCCCCGGCATCAACCCATGCAGGGCGGTCCGCAGCGCCTCATGGGCCACCGTGTCCCCCGGGGCTGAGGCGAGCTTGAGGGTCTGCTCGTAGGCGGCCTCGGCGATCCGCCTGTCGCCGTGCCCGGCCGAGGCTCGCCCATCCACGCACGCAAGGTCATAGTATGCCTTGCCGGCGGAGTCCACAACCCTGACTCCCCGGCCATCTACGAATCTCATAGAGCTCTCAATTCTCGATCGCACTATTCGCAATGCCTGCACTCTGGATGACGACATTTCCATGGTGCGCCACGAAGCCGCTCACGGCAATAGCTCGCGGGCTATTTTTTCTAGCTCCGCCATGGACTCCGCCTTGCCGGCCGTTGGAAAGCTAACGATCGCCCTAGCCATGCCTGCCTGCCGGTAGGCCTCAATCATCGCCCCGTCGGCTTTCAGGCCAACCACCGATATCTCCAGCGTCAGGGGGTCCCGCCCCGCGGCGGTCGCCAGGCGGTCGAGCTCCGCCCTGCCCGCGCGCACCTCCTCAGGTGTCACGCCGATGGGAATCCAGCCGTCGCCGTACTCAACAGCGCGCTTGAATACGTTCGCCGCCTTGCCGCCCAGGAGGACGGGAGGATGGGGCTTGCGCACAGGTTTGGGGAAGCAGTAGACGGAAGGGAAATCGTAGTACTTGCCGTGGAACTCGCTCTCATCGTTCGTCCACAGCGCCTTCATCGCGAGAACGGCCTCGCGGGCCTGCGTCCACCTGTGGGGGAAATCGCTTCCGAGTATGGCCGCCTCCTCCTCAATGGAGCCGGTGCCGATGCCAAGCAGCAGCCGTCCGCCGGAGTATGCATCGAGCGTCGCCGCTTCCTTCGCAAGCGCGATGGGGTGCCGCTCCGTGACGACGATCACGGCCGTGCCGAGCATGAGGGTGGTGGTGACCAAGGAAGCGCGGGCGAGTGCGATCAGCGGATCGACCGCATCACCCCATAGCCTGGGCGCATTGGAGGCGGTCTTCACGGGCAGGACCGGCTGGTCAGGCAGCCAGAGGGACTCGAAGCCGAGTCCTTCAGCCCGCTTGGCAAGGTCGGCCACATCGATGGAGTAACTGGTCAGGATGGGCGCGATTCCGATCTTCAAGACAGGTCTCTCCGCTGTTTTGCTGAGATTGTACCCTCACGCGGCCCATCTTTCACTATCCGCCTGACGCGGCCGAGAAATCGATCTCCAGCCGGATATTGTCCTCAACGCTCAGCACGACGGCCACCCTGGGTACCGACATATTGAAGAGGCCGAACTTGAACGCAGTCGTCGCCAGGCCGGCGACCTTGCCGCCGTCAAATCTGGCCGTAACGTCCCAGGTGAGAGGCTTCGTTACTCCCCGAATGGTCATGTCGCCCAGCAGCTTGAAAGTCGCCTCTCCGCTTTCTGGCAGCGGCCACGGCAGTCCCTGTACCTCCGTCACGGCAAGCACTGCGTCCGGGTAACGCGAGGTCTGGAGGCTATTCTGCCTCACGTAATTGTCCCTGCGGCCCTCGTCGCTTACGAGTGTGTCCACCCCCACGGTGATCGTCGACTGTCCCTGGACGACCTTCCCCTCCCCGTCAAGCACGATCTTCCCGGTGACATCCCTTGTCACACCCACGGCATCGTTGGGGAAGCTGGCCCCGGCAAGCTGCTCTCTCACCAGGTAACGCGCCTGGGACCCCGAAGTGATACTTATTGTGACCCCGCCGGCCGGTACGTCATCTGCTGCTCCTGAAAGTGGATTTGACGCAGTCGGTACGCCGGACGGGGCAGGACTCGGCTGGGACGCAGGCGCCGCAGTCGCAGTCCGGCCCGGCGTTGGGCTCTCCGCCGCATCGATGCACGCCGCGGCTGTGACCAGACCGACAACTGAAGACAGGACCAGCGCAGCCGTCCAAATGGCTTTCTTAAGCATAAGCAAGACTCCACTCAAGCTCCGGCCGCCATAACTGATGAAGGCGGGCGTGGAGGCAATTTGCCACGTAAATGTGGCCATTATATGAACTTGCTGAGGCTCCGGGCGGATAGCATCTCAAATTGACACTCCAACGCGACCGGCGCTATAATCGACCTTGCTGTACAAGCGTGGGGATATAGCTCAACTGGGAGAGCGCCGCGTTCGCAATGCGGAGGTTGGGGGTTCAAGTCCCCCTATCTCCACCACGTACGACCACAAAACAAAGGGTCCCTGCGCAGGGGCCCTTTTCGTTTTCTCTGCCTGCCCGGCATTGGCCGCCTGGCGTTCTCGTGAGCAGACCTTTCCTAACCGCGTACCGGTCTCGGGAAGAGCGTATGGGTTCACCTGGCAGTGATTACCAGCGTTCCCTTCTTGAACGTCGTGAAAGAATAGTTCTCTGCGGAGAGGCTGCCGATTCCGGGAGTTATGCTGTATGTGCCCGCCTTGGTGGCGGTCGGCGCCGTGCCCGCAAAGGTCGCGCGACCCGAGACCGCCGATGCATCGTCGCCGTTCACAAACCCTGAGATCGTAACTGTGAAGTTGGTGAATGCCTTGCCGTCGCTCTTCTTGCTTGCACTGTCGGAAGTCACGGTCAACCGGGCTTTCTCAACCTTTAGGGTCCCTTTAACGAAGTCCGAGAAATTGTAGTTGGAGGACGTCACCGTGCCCTTTGTGCAGGTAATGGTGTACTGACCTGCGTTGCTCTCGGGCGTTGCCTCAGATACGCAGTCCGCCTTCCCCCTGGTCGTTCCCGCTGCCGTGTCCCCATCCACAAAACCTCTTAGAGTCCAGGTGAACTTCGGGTTAGGCTTGCCGTATGTCCGCGTGGCGTTGTTTGCCGTAATCGTCAGCTCCGCCTTGCGAATCGTCAGCGTGCCCGTCTTGTACGACGTGAAGACATAGTTTTTGGCGGCCAACGTGCCCTTTGTAGGGACGATCTTGAATGCACCGGCGTCCACGGCCTCGACAGCAGGCCCGTCAAAGCCCGACGCTCCGCTCACTACCGAAAGGTCGTCGCCGTTCACGAACCCGCCCACGGTAAACGTGAAGTCTTCAAACGGCCTGCCGTCGTAGGTCTTTGCCTTGTTAACAGCGGTTACGGAAAGCGGGGCCCTGGTCACTGTGAGCGCCCCTGTCGTCACTTCAGCAATCGTGTAGTTCGGGGCCGTTAGCGACGCCTTTGAGCACTTGATTTCGTAAGCCCCCGCGTCGCTTGTGGCATCCGCTACCGTCGCGCAGGAAGCCCTGCCGGCAACCTCCGCGGTAGACATCGATTCGCCGTTCACAAAACCTTTCAATGTCGCGGTAAGCTTTGGGTTGGATCTTCCATAAGACCGGCTCTTATCGTCAGTGTCCAAAGTCAGCGGGGCCTTGGCTATTGTCAGTGTCCCCTTGGCGAAATACGCGAACTCGTAGTTTTCAGCGGCAAGCGTGCCCAGCGTCGGCACTATCGAGTACGATCCGGCGTCGATCGCGACAACGGCGCTACCCTTGAACCCCGCCGCGCCGGTAACGACAGAGGCATCGTCCCCGTCAACGAAACCGGTCACAATAACCGTGAAGTCATCATATGCGGCGCCATCATAGACCTTGCGTGTGCTCTGCACAGTGACCGTGAGTTTTGCCTTTTCAACCCTGAGACTGCCCGGCCGAACGCCTGTGACCCGGTAGTTGTCGGCCGCGAGGGTCCCGGCACCCACTTCTATGGAGTGCTCACCGGCATCCACAGCTATGACGGCCGGCCCGCCGAACTCAGGTGAGCCCTTCATCACAGACGGACCGTCGCCGCGCACGAAGCCGCTGAGCGACGCGGTAAACGAATTGTATGCCCGGCCGTCGTAGACCTTCTCTTTCGTGTCTCCGGAAAGGACCAGCTGGGCCTTTTCTATTTGCACCGCGCTCGTGGCTTTGACCGGCTCGTAGGTGTTGTCTCCGGGCTAGCCGGCCACGATGAGACACGTGCCTGCGGCATCGATATGGGCCAATTCGCCGGAGACTGAGCAGACGCCTTCGGTAAATGAAGAGAACGACAGCGGGAGGCGGGAGCTTACCGTCGCGCCGATCCTGAAATCGGTATCGCCGTAGGTCTTCCCGTCCACGCTTTGAAAGGATACTTCCTGCGTGAACCGCCCGAAATTCCAGTCAATTGCGCCGTTTGCCCCGTTGAAAGTGAGACTGGAGTCGCCGAACGCGCCGGCAGGGGCGTTGTAGACAAATTCGTTGCTGGTTGGCCCGCTAATGTGCGTCAGGGTGATGGTTGCCTTCAGATAGTGACCCGCCGGCACTGACATGTTCAGGAAACTGGCGTTCCCAGTCGTGCACTTCTTGCCGGCGAGGGCCTCTACTTTGGTGTTGCCGCTGGGCCGGGAGGAAGCAATCAGCGTTTCAGACCCATTTGCCGGATTGTAGTCGTAGTAACCCACATCGCACTTGAAGGTCAGTGCTGACGCGCCCGAGTTCTTGACCCACACCTCGGCGCGGCCATGGTCGCTGGCCCCAAGTGATCTCGCCGCGCTGAGAGGCGCAGAATAGAAGTCGTAGCTCGTAGTGCCGTTGAACGGTTCGTAAGTACCTGACGCGCCGTAGGAGTCCTGGATCGTGCTGGCCGAAACGCCATTGTGAACGACGGCAAAGACCCCGGACCTGAGCGGAAGGGTCCCGCTGGCCGCCATGGCCGTGCCTGCGCCGCCCGCCGCCACATAAATGGCAACCGCCAGGCCGAAGCCGAGAATTAAGCTGGTCGCGAACTGTGTAGCTCTCAAAGTCCCACCGTACCTTGATTTTCACCTGATCGAGATTTGGGTCTCGCCCGGCGAATGGGTCTTGTAAGAACAACCACAGTCTAGTTTGCGCCGCTCCTGTTTTCCCGACGGAATCCTTCCTAATTCCTGACAATCGCCTGACAAGTTATTGCCGTCGGCGGCCGTGGGCGCACCTGAAATCGGCTCCCTACCGGAACGGCGCGGGCACAGACCCGCCATGCCATGGGAAGGCGTAGCTGGGGGCGTTCACGAAGCGTCGCATGCCCGCCTCCACCCTGATGGACGTGCTCGGTGGCAGCTCCACCGAGAAGTACCGGCCGTCGAACGTCACATTCCGCTCACTGTCCCCGTCCCTGTACGTCACGCCGGTGAACTGGTGTTGGCCGAACCCTCCCGCCTGCACGATCAGCCGCCTGGTCGCGCTCCGCCCCGTGTTCACAAGCTGTATGCCCACGCGGTCCGGCGCCCAGGTGTCCACGAACGCGGCCACATCCGGCGGCAGCCCGGGCCGCACGCGGTCCATGTCGAAATACCTCACGTTCGCCGGCAGCAAGCCGCCGTGGTACACGCTGTGCGGCGAGCCCGTCGTAAGCTGCACCAGCGATTTGCAGTAGACCGGGTTCGGGGGCTCCTCGTTTGCCTTGATAATCTCCGGTACGCTCCTGTCGTCCGCCTTGATCTTCTCGATTACCCCCAGGGCCAGCTCGTACTCCAGCGATAGGATCTTCGTCGGCCAGTCCGGGTTCTTGCCGTCGTAGTACTGGAACCGCGCGTACTCGCTCTCGTAGTCGGCGCGGCTGTCGCCGCCGTACTCTTCCACGTTCCAGTCGCGCTCCTTGTCGCCGTCGCGGAGATGGAGGATGGTGTCGCGGTCCTCTTTGGACATCGTCAGGTGGTAGACATGGGTGGGCTCGTAGACCCGCAGGGAGGTAGCCTGGGGGTAGTCCCACTCCGGCCTCTTGTCAGAGGTGTACCAGCCGTCCTTTGTGACGCGAACGGGGGTCAGAAGGTGGCCGTCGATGCGCTTTACGGAGTTCTGCAGGAGCATCCTGATCTGCGATCGCATCAGCTCGGCGTAGCCGGTGTCTCCGCTCAGCAGAACGGCGCACTCAGTAGCGACATTCACGCTGTGGAAGAACCGCGTGTAGCCGTAGTGGCTGTTCCAACCGCATATGCCCCCCCACCAGACCCCCTCACGGTTCTCTCCGGGCTTGCCGGTGGGCCCAGTATTGTCGGGGATGATCCCGTTGTTCTTCTTGATGCGGTCCATCCACGCCTCAACGTACTCCAGCACCCACTGCTTGTACTTCTTGTCGCCCGTGTAGAGGTATGCGTTTGTGACGAGGCCCGTTGCCCCCAGGTTC
This genomic interval carries:
- a CDS encoding NAD(P)/FAD-dependent oxidoreductase is translated as MHDAIVIGAGPAGNMAAARLASGGLKVAVIDWRTSIGDKLCTGIIGRECALRFPPKPSQVYRAARSAVLISPSGRRHTISKEEPQAFIIDRVSYVSSLAENAASAGAEYRLGENVVGIEPHADCVDVLATAASGDRRYRARVLVIAAGFGSGLVRMAGLADRKQQSDYMIGVQAVVETDGLEDTEVYLGDAVAPGSFGWVAPMSDTRALVGIVSRRRLNGHMRDFMEDLRRTGRVRSVLKEPRRWGIPIRPISRTFRDRVVVVGDAAGLVKPTTGGGIYYALISGELAAETVLHAFEAGDFSARQMRAYETRWRAVFGKELRVGYVARRVYESLGDGRVERLVSELLSSRLYTDIASARDTSFDWHSGVIMKAVGHQDFRRVIGSIAPTVSGRPDGATARPL
- a CDS encoding LLM class F420-dependent oxidoreductase codes for the protein MKIGIAPILTSYSIDVADLAKRAEGLGFESLWLPDQPVLPVKTASNAPRLWGDAVDPLIALARASLVTTTLMLGTAVIVVTERHPIALAKEAATLDAYSGGRLLLGIGTGSIEEEAAILGSDFPHRWTQAREAVLAMKALWTNDESEFHGKYYDFPSVYCFPKPVRKPHPPVLLGGKAANVFKRAVEYGDGWIPIGVTPEEVRAGRAELDRLATAAGRDPLTLEISVVGLKADGAMIEAYRQAGMARAIVSFPTAGKAESMAELEKIARELLP
- a CDS encoding NYN domain-containing protein, with translation MVSAAGGAGRRVSGNSAHRADERVAIFIDGSNLYHSLEENCRRYDVDFGAFGAKLTGDRRLVRVYYYNVLRDPDRNPQAYQDQQKFLSALGNVHYLEVRLGGSKMRGATSVEKGIDIMLATDLLKFAWGDMYDVAVLVTGDGDFAYAVETVKNMGKHVEIAAFPANLSWELANVADERIYFTPSYFGDLWSRRRDDLRHAAQAPPPEPVTATDGAAKPLEPALPQLQGSPERAPEPEAPKRRAVWRFGRQRGE
- a CDS encoding aspartate aminotransferase family protein; this encodes MEMSSSRVQALRIVRSRIESSMRFVDGRGVRVVDSAGKAYYDLACVDGRASAGHGDRRIAEAAYEQTLKLASAPGDTVAHEALRTALHGLMPGSWEGVVLAESRARAMEAAIGIAAQRSRGSPGEAIVAVQKRTAFASDLARKSGVVFVPQPDPYSCEMGGTTPAECAVRCARAVEKAVVAAGPSAVCALVAEPVSRLGVVPGDEYWPMLREICNEYGIVLIADESTCGLGRSGKVLAGEGVGASPDIVVLGDALAGGYLPLGALLVRIGPAPEENTNGGRANPVSCAAAVKHIEAVGGGGLAANAAEVGPYLKEVIEGLKVDHPAVAAVRGRGLLLGIELADGLKDRGRAIEVADLSARTVRRLSEQGVLVYAEGSALTIAPPLTITREEVDEAVHAIDIALWAVEGELGVAIMA
- the treZ gene encoding malto-oligosyltrehalose trehalohydrolase; protein product: MPVGADWVSGKGTHFRVWAPAKASVDVVVQNAEGRHAPYPLRQERSVYFSGLVSGVAPGDLYSFRLDAGPDLYPDPASRFQPQGPHGPSQVIDPNAFHWTDFGWKGCRLLGQVIYEMHIGTFTPEGTWRAAITQLPELARLGVSVLEIMPVADFPGDFGWGYDGVDMFAPTRLYGHPDDFRAFVDAAHALELAVILDVVYNHLGPDGNYLKAFSPDYFTDRYETEWGEPINFDGELSAPVREFFLSNARYWIEEFHIDGLRLDATQAIFDSSPDHIIKAIARTVREAARGRDTIIIAENEPQRTVFARPVGSGGYGLDGLWNDDFHHSAVVAMTGHNEAYYTDHTGSPQEFISSAKYGYLFQGQWYSWQNQNRGTPSFGLPPSAFVNFIENHDQIANSGRGMRVHQLTSPGRYRSMVALMLLGPGTPMLFQGQEFQSSSPFFYFAHHKPELAELVSEGRKDFLRQFPSLATPEMRDRLPEPADRWTFVRSKLDPREREVNGGACALHRDLIQIRREDLAFSVGEYGKIDGAVIAPEAFLLRFFGEEHGDRLLLVNFGRDLHLKSIPDPLTAPPLGRSWRL